A genomic region of Raphanus sativus cultivar WK10039 chromosome 6, ASM80110v3, whole genome shotgun sequence contains the following coding sequences:
- the LOC130496924 gene encoding uncharacterized protein LOC130496924 isoform X1, producing the protein MGKRKERRFAANNTSRRVKLDLFAEPSGDLGGSDVRCDGVEKKKTEPNELPKSPSSSGKKTENPLLLLGQYSDEEVEEEEEEDKEKAGDAAVDTSLANKNEQVEAHKDTNVKSGADTTMQMVDRQQTGEDSSASYFKAEGGSGYVAASNSTAFDGLNKQTNPSVQASGTVSLEYHAPAPTDVTSQWKMILHEESNQYYYWNTLTGETSWEVPAVLTQTATAYGTGYNDSGHMVTDAYNLISGVEPTYLQQPMENMYTGTDGSTSLTAELGERSKSEDRYAKSLGNDGHQVECQIDTAVNYQPCHEELTGPGVSDHVQATVDQGATTDLPSRLLSQTEGLLEKLRSLKKSHGNFHSNEQISKFILELEVRHSDVKALLNDTSPLVSFWLHTEKELKRLEDAVNDEIYELAKSAVMDGIAETDKSSPKEKLVTDETQDSVEEGELAQSGKTLHSDESADASGGDGSPTYSQSNPAEQSDNVTTLDEIQKVGSSVVEDVDMDVDMEVEEPVPVPPSDSKMFSQTEPSNLHADVPPPPGEEWVPPPPSEIEDVPPPPPDSFSEPVPPPPPLENDHVPPPPLSSDSVGVPYTVPQSYIQQPTDYAAQYNLSYPESSYQYITNAVAPNTQFYGHVDGSQVSLPQSAYYYETVPGTSEVAPVEAYYNLNSVAPLFPVSAETTLNHGGVGSINYNIPSDSSKAVEPSSKSNDSAETASLSSATQSTDGTGGASVLAKGQSKVKRPKKRTVVATTSTLRSNKKVSSLVDKWKAAKEELNDSEEEEEEDNYGILDRKRRREIEEWKSRQIASGEAKDNANFQPLGGDWREKVKRRKERGRREGDDEPKKKEDEQQKPDLTKLSAHLPSGWQAYWDESTKKTYYGNTVTSETSWTRPTSNT; encoded by the exons ATGGGGAAGAGAAAAGAGCGGCGCTTCGCCGCTAATAACACGAGTCGTCGTGTCAAGCTTGATCTCTTCGCGGAACCCTCTG gAGATTTGGGTGGCTCAGATGTGCGTTGTGATGGagttgagaagaaaaaaacagagccTAATGAGTTACCTAAGTCACCTTCGTCTTCAG gGAAGAAAACAGAGAACCCTTTACTTTTACTTGGACAATATAGTGATGAGGAggtagaagaagaggaggaggaggataagGAGAAGGCAGGTGATGCTGCTGTCGATACTTCTTTAGCCAATAAAAATGAGCAG GTTGAAGCACACAAAGATACAAATGTCAAATCTGGTGCAGACACGACTATGCAGATGGTTGACCGACAACAAACAGGGGAGGATTCTTCTGCTTCTTATTTTAAGGCGGAAGGGGGAAGTGGTTATGTCGCAGCGAGTAACTCGACAGCCTTTGATGGACTAAACAAGCAGACAAATCCTTCAGTTCAAGCATCTGGCACCGTGTCTTTAGAGTATCATGCTCCCGCTCCCACGGATGTTACTTCGCAGTGGAAGATGATTTTGCATGAGGAGAGCAATCAGTATTACTACTGGAACACACTAACTGGTGAAACTTCTTGGGAAGTTCCTGCGGTTTTGACTCAAACTGCTACGGCATATGGGACTGGATACAATGATTCTGGGCATATGGTTACAGACGCGTACAACTTGATTTCTGGTGTTGAACCAACCTATTTGCAGCAACCCATGGAAAATATGTACACAGGAACTGATGGTTCGACCTCCCTAACAGCTGAGCTGGGTGAAAGAAGCAAAAGTGAAGATCGTTATGCCAAAAGCTTAGGGAATGATGGTCATCAAGTTGAATGTCAGATAGATACTGCTGTTAATTACCAACCATGTCACGAGGAGCTTACAGGGCCAGGAGTATCAGATCATGTGCAGGCTACTGTTGATCAAGGAGCGACTACTGACCTCCCTTCTCGCCTGTTGAGCCAAACCGAAGGTTTACTGGAGAAGCTGAGGTCTCTGAAGAA gtCTCATGGGAACTTTCACAGCAATGAGCAGATATCAAAGTTCATACTGGAGCTTGAAGTGAGACATTCTGATGTAAAGGCGCTCTTAAATGATACCTCGCCTTTAGTTTCTTTTTGGCTCCACACTGAGAAAGAACTCAAGCGTCTTGAAGACGCCGTTAACGATGAGATTTACGAGCTTGCAAAATCTGCAGTAATGGATGGAATCGCAGAGACTGACAAGAGCTCTCCCAAAGAAAAGCTGGTAACTGATGAAACTCAGGACAGTGTTGAAGAAGGAGAGTTAGCTCAGTCTGGAAAAACTCTTCATTCAGATGAATCAGCTGATGCGAGTGGTGGCGATGGATCTCCCACTTACTCCCAAAGCAATCCAGCTGAGCAGTCTGATAACGTTACTACTTTAGATGAGATTCAGAAGGTAGGCTCCTCAGTTGTGGAAGATGTTGACATGGATGTGGATATGGAGGTTGAAGAACCAGTTCCAGTGCCTCCTTCCGATAGTAAGATGTTCAGTCAGACAGAGCCATCCAATCTTCACGCAGATGTTCCACCACCTCCGGGGGAAGAATGGGTTCCACCACCGCCTTCTGAGATTGAAGATGTTCCGCCACCACCGCCTGATAGTTTTAGTGAACCAgttcctccaccaccacctcttgAAAATGATCATGTCCCTCCACCACCCTTGTCTAGTGACTCTGTGGGAGTACCCTACACCGTACCTCAATCTTACATTCAGCAACCTACTGATTATGCTGCTCAATACAACTTATCCTATCCAGAGTCCAGTTACCAATACATTACTAACGCTGTTGCTCCTAACACTCAGTTCTATGGCCATGTCGACGGATCTCAAGTCTCCCTGCCCCAGTCGGCATATTACTATGAAACTGTTCCCGGTACAAGTGAAGTTGCTCCTGTTGAAGCTTATTACAATCTCAATAGCGTAGCTCCGCTGTTTCCTGTCTCTGCAGAGACAACACTGAATCACGGTGGAGTTGGTTCTATTAACTACAACATCCCAAGCGATTCTTCTAAAGCTGTAGAACCTAGCTCTAAATCCAATGACTCTGCCGAAACAGCATCTTTGAGCTCTGCTACACAATCCACAGATGGTACAGGTGGAGCGTCTGTATTAGCGAAGGGTCAATCTAAAG TGAAACGGCCTAAAAAGCGGACAGTTGTTGCTACTACATCCACATTGAGGTCAAACAAAAAGGTTTCTAGTTTGGTGGACAAG TGGAAAGCTGCGAAAGAGGAGCTAAACGAtagtgaagaagaggaagaagaagataattaCGGGATCCTAGATAGAAAAAGACGACGAGAAATAGAAGAATGGAAGTCACGACAGATTGCGAGTGGAGAGGCTAAAGACAATGCTAACTTCCAACCACTCGGTGGTGACTG GCGTGAGAAAGTAAAAAGGAGGAAAGAACGAGGGAGACGTGAAGGTGATGATGAGCCTAAGAAGAAAGAAGACGAGCAACAAAAACCTGATCTGACCAAACTCTCAGCACATCTTCCCTCGGGATGGCAG GCTTATTGGGACGAATCTACCAAGAAAACTTACTATGGGAATACAGTTACATCTGAGACCTCTTGGACACGACCCACTTCCAACACCTGA
- the LOC108812372 gene encoding vacuolar cation/proton exchanger 2 isoform X1 — translation MSHSKVPTLIQAHVEMGSVDEAEHKSQDANKQTKEASLMEQGSLSPSFPQHTTTKSPKNTVPKSIKIVIFSNKLNLLLPFGPLAILVHYLIDSKGWVFLLSLIGITPLAERLGYATEQLAFYTGPTVGGLLNATFGNVTELIISIFALKNGMIRVVQLTLLGSILSNMLLVLGCAFFCGGLVFHQKDQVFDKGLAVVNSGLLLMAVMGILFPAVLHYTHSEVHAGSSELALSRFSSCIMLIAYAAYLFFQLKSQSSSYSPLEEETNQNEETSDEDEEPEISKLESIIWLSILTAWVSLLSGYLVDAIEGASVSWNIPIAFISVILLPIVGNAAEHAGAIMFAMKDKLDLSLGVAIGSSIQISMFAVPFCVVIGWVMGEQMDLNFQLFETAMLFITVIVVAFFIQEGTSNYFKGLMLILCYLIVAASFFVHEDPQQDGGI, via the exons ATGAGTCATTCTAAAGTCCCAACTCTTATTCAAGCACATGTTGAA ATGGGGTCGGTTGATGAAGCTGAGCACAAAAGCCAAGATGCCAACAAGCAAACTAAAGAAGCTTCTTTGATGGAGCAAGGTTCGCTTTCTCCAAGTTTCCCTCAACACACCACCACTAAGTCACCAAAGAACACCGTCCCTAAGAGCATCAAGATCGTTATCTTTTCTAACAAACTCAATCTGTTACTACCTTTCGGTCCTCTAGCTATATTGGTCCACTACTTGATAGACAGTAAG GGGTGGGTGTTTTTACTAAGCTTAATAGGTATTACACCATTGGCTGAGCGTCTAGGATATGCCACAGA GCAACTAGCTTTTTACACTGGCCCCACTG TTGGAGGACTCCTAAACGCTACGTTCGGGAACGTGACAGAACTGATCATATCTATCTTCGCTTTGAAAAACGGGATGATACGTGTCGTTCAGCTGACTCTGTTGGGATCCATTCTCTCCAACATGTTGCTTGTGCTTGGCTGCGCTTTCTTCTGCGGTGGGCTTGTGTTTCACCAGAAAGACCAAGTCTTTGACAAG GGACTGGCGGTTGTTAATTCAGGATTGCTTTTGATGGCTGTAATGGGGATACTGTTCCCTGCTGTTCTTCACTACACGCATAGTGAGGTTCATGCCGGATCATCGGAGCTGGCCTTGTCGAGGTTTAGCAGTTGCATAATGCTTATAGCCTATGCTGCTTACCTTTTCTTCCAGTTGAAGAGCCAGTCTAGTTCTTACAGCCCTCTTGAAGAG GAAACAAATCAGAACGAGGAAACTtctgatgaagatgaagaacctgaGATCTCAAAGTTGGAATCTATCATATGGCTATCAATCTTGACTGCTTGGGTCTCTCTTCTCTCTGGCTATCTGGTTGATGCCATAGAG GGTGCATCGGTGTCTTGGAACATACCAATAGCTTTTATAAGTGTCATTTTGCTTCCAATTGTTGGGAACGCAGCGGAGCATGCAGGGGCTATCATGTTTGCCATGAAAGATAAACTG GATTTGTCATTGGGGGTGGCTATTGGTTCCTCTATCCAGATTTCAATGTTTGCG GTCCCGTTCTGTGTGGTGATTGGATGGGTGATGGGTGAACAGATGGACCTTAATTTCCAGCTTTTTGAGACGGCGATGCTATTCATCACCGTTATAGTAGTAGCTTTCTTTATCCAG GAAGGGACATCGAATTACTTCAAAGGGTTGATGCTCATTCTTTGTTATTTGATAGTAGCTGCCAGTTTCTTTGTACACGAAGATCCTCAACAAG ATGGAGGTATATAA
- the LOC108812372 gene encoding vacuolar cation/proton exchanger 2 isoform X2 has protein sequence MSHSKVPTLIQAHVEMGSVDEAEHKSQDANKQTKEASLMEQGSLSPSFPQHTTTKSPKNTVPKSIKIVIFSNKLNLLLPFGPLAILVHYLIDSKGWVFLLSLIGITPLAERLGYATEQLAFYTGPTVGGLLNATFGNVTELIISIFALKNGMIRVVQLTLLGSILSNMLLVLGCAFFCGGLVFHQKDQVFDKGLAVVNSGLLLMAVMGILFPAVLHYTHSEVHAGSSELALSRFSSCIMLIAYAAYLFFQLKSQSSSYSPLEENEETSDEDEEPEISKLESIIWLSILTAWVSLLSGYLVDAIEGASVSWNIPIAFISVILLPIVGNAAEHAGAIMFAMKDKLDLSLGVAIGSSIQISMFAVPFCVVIGWVMGEQMDLNFQLFETAMLFITVIVVAFFIQEGTSNYFKGLMLILCYLIVAASFFVHEDPQQDGGI, from the exons ATGAGTCATTCTAAAGTCCCAACTCTTATTCAAGCACATGTTGAA ATGGGGTCGGTTGATGAAGCTGAGCACAAAAGCCAAGATGCCAACAAGCAAACTAAAGAAGCTTCTTTGATGGAGCAAGGTTCGCTTTCTCCAAGTTTCCCTCAACACACCACCACTAAGTCACCAAAGAACACCGTCCCTAAGAGCATCAAGATCGTTATCTTTTCTAACAAACTCAATCTGTTACTACCTTTCGGTCCTCTAGCTATATTGGTCCACTACTTGATAGACAGTAAG GGGTGGGTGTTTTTACTAAGCTTAATAGGTATTACACCATTGGCTGAGCGTCTAGGATATGCCACAGA GCAACTAGCTTTTTACACTGGCCCCACTG TTGGAGGACTCCTAAACGCTACGTTCGGGAACGTGACAGAACTGATCATATCTATCTTCGCTTTGAAAAACGGGATGATACGTGTCGTTCAGCTGACTCTGTTGGGATCCATTCTCTCCAACATGTTGCTTGTGCTTGGCTGCGCTTTCTTCTGCGGTGGGCTTGTGTTTCACCAGAAAGACCAAGTCTTTGACAAG GGACTGGCGGTTGTTAATTCAGGATTGCTTTTGATGGCTGTAATGGGGATACTGTTCCCTGCTGTTCTTCACTACACGCATAGTGAGGTTCATGCCGGATCATCGGAGCTGGCCTTGTCGAGGTTTAGCAGTTGCATAATGCTTATAGCCTATGCTGCTTACCTTTTCTTCCAGTTGAAGAGCCAGTCTAGTTCTTACAGCCCTCTTGAAGAG AACGAGGAAACTtctgatgaagatgaagaacctgaGATCTCAAAGTTGGAATCTATCATATGGCTATCAATCTTGACTGCTTGGGTCTCTCTTCTCTCTGGCTATCTGGTTGATGCCATAGAG GGTGCATCGGTGTCTTGGAACATACCAATAGCTTTTATAAGTGTCATTTTGCTTCCAATTGTTGGGAACGCAGCGGAGCATGCAGGGGCTATCATGTTTGCCATGAAAGATAAACTG GATTTGTCATTGGGGGTGGCTATTGGTTCCTCTATCCAGATTTCAATGTTTGCG GTCCCGTTCTGTGTGGTGATTGGATGGGTGATGGGTGAACAGATGGACCTTAATTTCCAGCTTTTTGAGACGGCGATGCTATTCATCACCGTTATAGTAGTAGCTTTCTTTATCCAG GAAGGGACATCGAATTACTTCAAAGGGTTGATGCTCATTCTTTGTTATTTGATAGTAGCTGCCAGTTTCTTTGTACACGAAGATCCTCAACAAG ATGGAGGTATATAA
- the LOC108813309 gene encoding uncharacterized protein LOC108813309, with the protein MLKLGFRLSIGIQHRVLVIPWMKRHSVTPRILCSSEKRDYNSSGLSRYVPKKSREISEQVTSKPLDSSEKSVNASRWDRSVSESIKAKGNTKEAKEEDLYMDLQDRNDAGGSYMDVSFDGSNEGITMSLEKGMSAGRWDHCVPEGPKGDFTREGGAGTYSHPQGKNDAGTFRNVSCDDSGEELEESSEDDRSTTKQAYDEIKRYMDAETAKSSKETQEAENMAIRYLGLRAYTASELKKKLIGKKYPLEIVDSVINDFQHRGFINDNFYAEAFTRSRWSSLSWGPRRIKQALFKKGVSNEDSDAAIKLVFEKDNQCKETEVSHGMSKEAMDQLYVQASKRWLQGRDLPVENRKARVIRWLQYRGFNWGVVSQLIKRLESPLS; encoded by the exons ATGTTGAAACTAGGGTTTAGGTTATCGATTGGCATTCAACACCGCGTGCTCGTGATCCCATG GATGAAGAGACACTCTGTGACGCCAAGAATCTTGTGTTCATCAGAGAAGCGGGATTACAATTCCTCTGGACTCAGTAGGTATGTTCCCAAGAAGTCTCGGGAGATTAGTGAACAAGTGACATCTAAGCCTCTTGATAGCTCTGAGAAGAGTGTAAATGCTAGTAGATGGGATCGTAGTGTATCGGAGTCTATTAAAGCCAAGGGTAACACGAAAGAGGCTAAGGAGGAGGACTTGTATATGGATCTGCAAGACAGAAACGATGCTGGAGGTAGTTACATGGATGTGTCTTTTGATGGCTCTAATGAAGGTATTACTATGAGTTTGGAGAAGGGTATGTCTGCTGGTAGATGGGATCATTGTGTACCCGAGGGACCTAAAGGTGACTTTACAAGAGAGGGTGGAGCTGGTACGTATTCTCACCCGCAGGGTAAAAACGATGCTGGAACGTTCAGGAATGTGTCTTGTGATGATTCTGGGGaag AGTTGGAAGAGAGCAGTGAGGATGATAGATCAACGACGAAACAAGCTTATGATGAAATCAAGCGATATATGGATGCTGAGACTGCCAAGAGTAGCAAAGAAACCCAAGAGGCAGAGAACATGGCTATTCGTTATCTTGGTTTAAG AGCATATACAGCATCTGagctgaagaagaagctcaTTGGAAAGAAATATCCTCTTGAAATCGTTGACAGTGTGATCAATGACTTTCAGCACCG AGGTTTCATCAATGATAACTTCTACGCGGAAGCATTCACACGGTCTAGATGGTCTTCCTTAAGTTGGGGACCTAGACGGATCAAGCAA GCATTGTTTAAGAAAGGCGTAAGCAACGAAGATTCAGATGCGGCCATAAAGCTTGTTTTTGAGAAAGACAACCAATGCAAAGAAACAGAAGTTAGTCACGGGATGTCCAAGGAAGCGATGGATCAGCTCTATGTTCAGGCGTCAAAGCGGTGGCTCCAAGGCAGAGACTTGCCTGTAGAAAATCGTAAAGCTAGAGTTATACGGTGGCTTCAGTACAGGGGATTCAACTGGGGTGTTGTCTCTCAGCTTATCAAGAGGCTAGAATCTCCACTGTCCTGA
- the LOC108813308 gene encoding protein DNA-DAMAGE INDUCIBLE 1 produces the protein MRITVMTAGEQIITLDVDSHETVENVKALLEVEASVPIQQQQLLYNGNEMRNSDKLSALGVKDDDLLMMMVSNASSGSAAGNDLGMNPDGSASNPAAFQQHIRGDSNIMGQLFQTDPELAQVISGSDLNKLQDVLRSRHQQRSVVQRQKEEELALLYADPFDVEAQKKIEAAIRQKGIDENWEAALEHNPEGFARVIMLYVDMEVNGIPLKAFVDSGAQSTIISKSCAERCGLLRLMDQRYKGIAQGVGQTEILGRIHVAPIKIGKNFYPCSFIVLDSPNMEFLFGLDMLRKHQCTIDLKDNVLTVGGGEVSVPFLQEKDLPSRFLDEGGVPNQASSSGAAVPSGFTEKSSNTVASPANQPSRSEGPEFEAKIAKLVELGFSREAVVQALRLFEGNEEQAAGFLFGG, from the exons ATGAGGATCACTGTGATGACCGCCGGCGAACAAATCATTACCCTTGACGTCGATTCACACGAAACC GTTGAGAATGTTAAAGCCCTGCTCGAAGTTGAG GCGAGTGTTCCGattcagcagcagcagctctTGTATAATGGAAACGAGATGAGGAACTCTGATAAATTGAGTGCATTGGGTGTAAAGGACGATGATTTATTGATGATGATGGTCTCCAACGCCTCTTCTGG TAGTGCGGCGGGGAATGATTTGGGTATGAATCCTGATGGGTCAGCTTCCAACCCTGCAGCTTTTCAGCAACACATTCGGGGTGATTCTAATATTATGGGACAGTTATTCCAG ACGGATCCTGAGCTTGCACAAGTTATCTCTGGAAGCGATTTAAACAAGTTACAGGATGTTTTGCGTTCACGGCATCAACAGCGATCTGTGGTGCAGCGTCAGAAGGAGGAGGAACTC GCCCTTTTGTATGCAGATCCTTTCGATGTTGAAGCACAGAAAAAAATCGAAGCTGCAATTCGTCAG AAAGGAATTGATGAGAACTGGGAAGCTGCCCTTGAACATAATCCCGAAGGTTTTGCTAGGGTG ATAATGCTGTATGTGGATATGGAGGTCAATGGTATACCTCTAAAG GCTTTTGTTGATAGTGGTGCTCAATCTACAATCATATCCAAGAGTTGTGCTGAGAGATGCGG ATTGCTGAGACTCATGGATCAACGGTATAAAGGTATTGCTCAGGGTGTTGGCCAAACAGAGATATTAGGCCGCATTCATGTCGCTCCAATCAAG ATTGGAAAAAACTTTTACCCGTGTTCATTCATAGTGCTGGACTCACCTAACATGGAGTTCCTTTTTGGCCTCGATATGCTGCGTAAGCATCAG TGCACTATTGATTTGAAGGATAACGTCCTGACTGTTGGAGGAGGAGAGGTCTCGGTTCCCTTTTTGCAAG AGAAAGACCTCCCTTCTCGATTCCTTGATGAAGGTGGTGTTCCGAATCAAGCATCTAGCTCTGGAGCAGCG GTTCCTtcagggtttacagagaagagtAGTAACACAGTTGCGAGCCCAGCGAATCAACCTTCAAGATCAGAG GGACCTGAATTTGAAGCGAAGATTGCGAAGCTTGTGGAGTTAGGCTTCTCGAGAGAAGCAGTGGTACAAGctctgagattgtttgaaggaaacGAAGAACAAGCTGCTGGGTTTCTCTTTGGCGGCTGA
- the LOC130496924 gene encoding uncharacterized protein LOC130496924 isoform X2 has translation MQMVDRQQTGEDSSASYFKAEGGSGYVAASNSTAFDGLNKQTNPSVQASGTVSLEYHAPAPTDVTSQWKMILHEESNQYYYWNTLTGETSWEVPAVLTQTATAYGTGYNDSGHMVTDAYNLISGVEPTYLQQPMENMYTGTDGSTSLTAELGERSKSEDRYAKSLGNDGHQVECQIDTAVNYQPCHEELTGPGVSDHVQATVDQGATTDLPSRLLSQTEGLLEKLRSLKKSHGNFHSNEQISKFILELEVRHSDVKALLNDTSPLVSFWLHTEKELKRLEDAVNDEIYELAKSAVMDGIAETDKSSPKEKLVTDETQDSVEEGELAQSGKTLHSDESADASGGDGSPTYSQSNPAEQSDNVTTLDEIQKVGSSVVEDVDMDVDMEVEEPVPVPPSDSKMFSQTEPSNLHADVPPPPGEEWVPPPPSEIEDVPPPPPDSFSEPVPPPPPLENDHVPPPPLSSDSVGVPYTVPQSYIQQPTDYAAQYNLSYPESSYQYITNAVAPNTQFYGHVDGSQVSLPQSAYYYETVPGTSEVAPVEAYYNLNSVAPLFPVSAETTLNHGGVGSINYNIPSDSSKAVEPSSKSNDSAETASLSSATQSTDGTGGASVLAKGQSKVKRPKKRTVVATTSTLRSNKKVSSLVDKWKAAKEELNDSEEEEEEDNYGILDRKRRREIEEWKSRQIASGEAKDNANFQPLGGDWREKVKRRKERGRREGDDEPKKKEDEQQKPDLTKLSAHLPSGWQAYWDESTKKTYYGNTVTSETSWTRPTSNT, from the exons ATGCAGATGGTTGACCGACAACAAACAGGGGAGGATTCTTCTGCTTCTTATTTTAAGGCGGAAGGGGGAAGTGGTTATGTCGCAGCGAGTAACTCGACAGCCTTTGATGGACTAAACAAGCAGACAAATCCTTCAGTTCAAGCATCTGGCACCGTGTCTTTAGAGTATCATGCTCCCGCTCCCACGGATGTTACTTCGCAGTGGAAGATGATTTTGCATGAGGAGAGCAATCAGTATTACTACTGGAACACACTAACTGGTGAAACTTCTTGGGAAGTTCCTGCGGTTTTGACTCAAACTGCTACGGCATATGGGACTGGATACAATGATTCTGGGCATATGGTTACAGACGCGTACAACTTGATTTCTGGTGTTGAACCAACCTATTTGCAGCAACCCATGGAAAATATGTACACAGGAACTGATGGTTCGACCTCCCTAACAGCTGAGCTGGGTGAAAGAAGCAAAAGTGAAGATCGTTATGCCAAAAGCTTAGGGAATGATGGTCATCAAGTTGAATGTCAGATAGATACTGCTGTTAATTACCAACCATGTCACGAGGAGCTTACAGGGCCAGGAGTATCAGATCATGTGCAGGCTACTGTTGATCAAGGAGCGACTACTGACCTCCCTTCTCGCCTGTTGAGCCAAACCGAAGGTTTACTGGAGAAGCTGAGGTCTCTGAAGAA gtCTCATGGGAACTTTCACAGCAATGAGCAGATATCAAAGTTCATACTGGAGCTTGAAGTGAGACATTCTGATGTAAAGGCGCTCTTAAATGATACCTCGCCTTTAGTTTCTTTTTGGCTCCACACTGAGAAAGAACTCAAGCGTCTTGAAGACGCCGTTAACGATGAGATTTACGAGCTTGCAAAATCTGCAGTAATGGATGGAATCGCAGAGACTGACAAGAGCTCTCCCAAAGAAAAGCTGGTAACTGATGAAACTCAGGACAGTGTTGAAGAAGGAGAGTTAGCTCAGTCTGGAAAAACTCTTCATTCAGATGAATCAGCTGATGCGAGTGGTGGCGATGGATCTCCCACTTACTCCCAAAGCAATCCAGCTGAGCAGTCTGATAACGTTACTACTTTAGATGAGATTCAGAAGGTAGGCTCCTCAGTTGTGGAAGATGTTGACATGGATGTGGATATGGAGGTTGAAGAACCAGTTCCAGTGCCTCCTTCCGATAGTAAGATGTTCAGTCAGACAGAGCCATCCAATCTTCACGCAGATGTTCCACCACCTCCGGGGGAAGAATGGGTTCCACCACCGCCTTCTGAGATTGAAGATGTTCCGCCACCACCGCCTGATAGTTTTAGTGAACCAgttcctccaccaccacctcttgAAAATGATCATGTCCCTCCACCACCCTTGTCTAGTGACTCTGTGGGAGTACCCTACACCGTACCTCAATCTTACATTCAGCAACCTACTGATTATGCTGCTCAATACAACTTATCCTATCCAGAGTCCAGTTACCAATACATTACTAACGCTGTTGCTCCTAACACTCAGTTCTATGGCCATGTCGACGGATCTCAAGTCTCCCTGCCCCAGTCGGCATATTACTATGAAACTGTTCCCGGTACAAGTGAAGTTGCTCCTGTTGAAGCTTATTACAATCTCAATAGCGTAGCTCCGCTGTTTCCTGTCTCTGCAGAGACAACACTGAATCACGGTGGAGTTGGTTCTATTAACTACAACATCCCAAGCGATTCTTCTAAAGCTGTAGAACCTAGCTCTAAATCCAATGACTCTGCCGAAACAGCATCTTTGAGCTCTGCTACACAATCCACAGATGGTACAGGTGGAGCGTCTGTATTAGCGAAGGGTCAATCTAAAG TGAAACGGCCTAAAAAGCGGACAGTTGTTGCTACTACATCCACATTGAGGTCAAACAAAAAGGTTTCTAGTTTGGTGGACAAG TGGAAAGCTGCGAAAGAGGAGCTAAACGAtagtgaagaagaggaagaagaagataattaCGGGATCCTAGATAGAAAAAGACGACGAGAAATAGAAGAATGGAAGTCACGACAGATTGCGAGTGGAGAGGCTAAAGACAATGCTAACTTCCAACCACTCGGTGGTGACTG GCGTGAGAAAGTAAAAAGGAGGAAAGAACGAGGGAGACGTGAAGGTGATGATGAGCCTAAGAAGAAAGAAGACGAGCAACAAAAACCTGATCTGACCAAACTCTCAGCACATCTTCCCTCGGGATGGCAG GCTTATTGGGACGAATCTACCAAGAAAACTTACTATGGGAATACAGTTACATCTGAGACCTCTTGGACACGACCCACTTCCAACACCTGA
- the LOC108806130 gene encoding chaperone protein dnaJ 11, chloroplastic — MSGILVNFAGNPLRFSQGTSLTQPKPTRSHRGNARFPSSFKASSQTLNAEPAVTETARRRAWSSLYELLRVDETASLPEIKTAYRSLAKVYHPDAASVESADGRDFMEIHRAYATLADPTTRAIYDSTLGARRRRVHAGAMGRTGRAYATTRRWETDQCW, encoded by the coding sequence ATGTCCGGAATTTTAGTTAATTTCGCCGGTAACCCCCTCCGCTTCTCCCAGGGAACCAGCCTTACTCAGCCGAAGCCAACCAGATCACACCGCGGAAACGCGCGGTTTCCCAGCTCGTTCAAAGCTTCGTCGCAGACTCTCAACGCAGAGCCAGCCGTAACAGAAACCGCTCGCCGGCGAGCGTGGTCGAGCCTCTACGAGCTCCTGAGAGTCGACGAGACGGCGTCCTTGCCGGAGATCAAGACGGCGTACCGGAGCCTGGCGAAGGTTTACCATCCCGACGCCGCGTCGGTGGAATCGGCGGACGGAAGAGATTTCATGGAGATCCACAGAGCTTACGCGACGCTTGCGGATCCGACGACGAGAGCGATCTACGATTCGACGCTGGGAGCGCGAAGGAGGCGTGTGCACGCTGGAGCTATGGGCCGGACGGGTCGGGCGTATGCGACGACCCGGAGATGGGAGACGGATCAGTGTTGGTGA